A section of the Chryseobacterium scophthalmum genome encodes:
- a CDS encoding T9SS type B sorting domain-containing protein, giving the protein MKKFLLSLVFIFVTFTSLFAQRDTEHWIAPFYYTQSYTQSIYLSTDSVAPFDVNIYSNNVLLPGGTVTISKGNPATFIIPGGNISTNIASEAFNVITKGLYLQGNKPFYCTLRMVQSTTHAEIVTSKGKAGLGKEFYVANTPSTATSNSFTAGVLATENNTVVTATWNGTVNFFGGTPTGNTTTFTLNKGQSFIFAGNTSGTAPFMGAKIVSDKPITLTNGNVNGNFGNNTGSGSDAILDQSVPVERLGSTFAIVRTRSTESDLEGAIVIATENNTQVFLNGSTTPITTLNQGQWYRIAGDNYVLQGTDGHHNMLISTSKNVYIYQLVSVLNSSATCGFNYIPPLNCFLPRKIDEIAKINEMPTGTGGSSVVPNGTLIKLNILTEAGATVTYTTNGGAPITPTAAQGPYPLTGNTAWVTYGIEGVQGNLTIESTKAVTAGINGGYNTSGYGGYFAGFSSIPIIAKQTGECIPGIILEVDDSYETYQWFLNNAPIAGATTHTITPAVAGNYTVRVTMGTCPPVTTPIYKVFTCLGQTTQNINICGTKAIVPTFTSSTQTPVPGTVQIVTQPTNGTATLNPATGIITYIPNPGYLGPDKIVYKFCGNAAEFVDCEQITLNLNVVPFVLTDRTIKACQYAGNGFFDLTTANVTDNAVPTTKKFYPTLADLEANTNQITNPTNYFSGLGSVYVRVLTAEGCVGNAKITLDFFPTPVVTEATLTECFIENNETKGKFNLVSANVTAEAPITKKFYPTSTDASNGTNEILGVDAYISGNGAVYARVFNSHGCYAIAKINLKVTPPKRSPILVDKYICIDDRTTLDAGPGYQSYRWSTGATTQSIVGVAVGDYWVILQDSGCSVKQFVSVKKAQDPVITSIEISNNTATVIVTGGIAPYQFSADGVTWQDSNVFTNLTRGQHTFYVKDSFNCNPISVEVTVPNLVNAITPNGDNVNDYIDYRELAYKNNLTFVIYDRYGNKIFTGDRSNNYRWDGTHSNKKIVTGTYWYHINWNEPNEAKTPIKYTGWILVKNRE; this is encoded by the coding sequence ATGAAAAAATTTCTCCTCAGTCTCGTATTCATATTTGTCACATTTACATCTTTATTCGCACAAAGAGATACGGAACACTGGATTGCACCATTCTATTATACGCAATCTTACACACAATCAATATATCTGTCTACAGATTCCGTGGCTCCTTTTGATGTAAATATTTATAGTAATAACGTACTATTGCCCGGAGGAACAGTAACAATTAGTAAAGGTAACCCTGCAACTTTTATTATTCCTGGGGGCAATATATCTACAAATATTGCTTCTGAAGCTTTTAATGTAATTACCAAAGGACTTTACCTGCAAGGCAACAAACCTTTTTACTGTACACTCAGAATGGTACAAAGTACAACACACGCTGAAATTGTTACCAGCAAAGGAAAAGCAGGATTGGGAAAAGAGTTTTATGTTGCTAATACCCCATCTACAGCAACATCAAATAGTTTTACAGCGGGGGTTTTAGCAACAGAGAATAATACTGTGGTAACCGCTACCTGGAATGGAACAGTTAACTTCTTCGGAGGTACCCCAACAGGAAACACGACTACTTTCACATTAAATAAAGGACAGTCTTTTATTTTCGCAGGAAATACTTCAGGAACAGCCCCTTTTATGGGAGCCAAAATAGTTTCTGATAAACCTATTACCCTTACAAACGGAAATGTGAATGGGAATTTCGGAAACAATACCGGTTCCGGATCCGATGCAATTTTAGACCAGTCTGTTCCTGTAGAAAGATTAGGAAGTACATTTGCAATAGTAAGAACACGATCTACAGAATCTGATCTGGAGGGAGCAATTGTTATTGCAACTGAAAATAATACACAAGTATTTTTAAATGGATCAACAACTCCAATAACGACCTTAAATCAAGGACAATGGTATCGAATTGCTGGAGATAATTATGTTTTACAAGGAACGGACGGTCATCATAATATGCTCATCAGCACATCTAAGAATGTATATATATATCAATTAGTATCAGTCTTAAATAGTAGTGCAACATGTGGATTTAATTACATTCCACCTTTGAACTGTTTTTTACCGAGAAAAATTGACGAAATAGCTAAAATCAATGAAATGCCCACTGGTACAGGTGGCAGCAGTGTAGTTCCAAATGGAACCCTGATAAAGCTAAATATTTTAACAGAAGCTGGAGCTACTGTTACTTATACTACTAATGGAGGTGCGCCAATAACACCTACCGCAGCACAAGGGCCTTACCCACTTACAGGAAATACAGCTTGGGTTACTTATGGTATTGAGGGTGTGCAAGGGAATCTAACTATTGAATCTACCAAAGCCGTAACAGCTGGTATTAATGGTGGTTATAATACATCAGGATATGGAGGATATTTCGCTGGTTTTTCTTCAATTCCTATTATTGCAAAGCAGACTGGTGAATGTATTCCTGGAATTATCTTGGAAGTTGATGACAGTTATGAAACCTACCAATGGTTCTTAAACAATGCACCAATTGCAGGAGCGACCACACACACAATAACACCTGCAGTTGCCGGAAACTATACTGTAAGAGTAACGATGGGAACTTGTCCACCAGTGACAACGCCAATATACAAGGTCTTTACTTGTTTGGGACAAACAACTCAAAATATTAATATTTGTGGTACAAAAGCTATCGTACCAACGTTTACAAGCTCAACCCAAACACCAGTACCCGGAACTGTACAAATCGTTACACAGCCAACTAACGGAACTGCGACACTTAACCCAGCTACAGGAATAATAACTTACATTCCAAACCCAGGATATTTAGGCCCGGATAAGATTGTTTATAAATTCTGTGGTAATGCTGCTGAATTTGTAGATTGTGAACAGATCACTTTAAATTTAAATGTGGTTCCTTTTGTATTGACAGATAGAACCATCAAAGCTTGTCAATATGCTGGAAACGGATTTTTTGATTTAACGACAGCAAACGTGACAGACAATGCTGTACCGACAACAAAAAAATTCTATCCTACTCTAGCAGATTTAGAAGCAAATACTAATCAGATTACCAATCCTACAAATTATTTCTCAGGATTAGGTTCAGTATATGTAAGAGTTTTAACAGCTGAAGGGTGTGTAGGAAATGCTAAAATTACTTTAGATTTCTTCCCTACTCCAGTAGTTACAGAGGCAACTTTAACAGAATGTTTCATAGAAAACAATGAAACTAAAGGGAAATTTAATCTAGTGAGTGCAAACGTAACAGCTGAAGCACCGATTACAAAAAAATTCTATCCTACCTCTACCGATGCAAGCAACGGAACTAATGAAATTTTAGGAGTTGATGCTTATATTTCAGGAAACGGAGCTGTATACGCAAGAGTTTTTAACTCACATGGATGTTATGCAATAGCAAAAATCAACCTTAAAGTAACTCCTCCAAAAAGATCTCCTATACTGGTTGACAAATACATTTGTATTGACGACAGAACTACTTTAGATGCAGGTCCAGGATATCAATCTTACCGTTGGAGCACTGGTGCAACTACTCAATCAATAGTAGGAGTAGCAGTAGGTGATTACTGGGTAATTCTTCAGGATTCGGGATGCTCTGTGAAGCAGTTTGTAAGTGTGAAAAAAGCGCAAGATCCTGTTATTACTTCAATTGAAATTTCTAACAATACAGCAACAGTAATTGTAACTGGTGGAATAGCACCATATCAATTCTCTGCAGACGGAGTAACTTGGCAAGACTCTAATGTGTTTACGAATCTTACCAGAGGACAACATACATTCTATGTAAAAGATTCTTTCAACTGTAATCCTATTTCAGTGGAAGTTACTGTTCCTAATTTAGTAAATGCAATTACACCTAATGGAGACAATGTAAATGACTACATAGATTACAGAGAATTAGCTTATAAGAATAATCTTACTTTCGTAATTTATGACAGATATGGTAACAAAATATTTACAGGTGATAGGTCTAATAATTACAGATGGGATGGAACCCATTCTAATAAAAAGATTGTAACAGGAACTTATTGGTATCATATCAACTGGAATGAACCAAATGAAGCTAAAACCCCAATTAAATATACAGGTTGGATTTTAGTAAAGAACCGAGAATAA
- a CDS encoding T9SS type A sorting domain-containing protein, with product MQSKQSSFSSPYGTGVYNAANSTYEPRIYIEYDFTNNFTIAQNFTRRLSFGDHFHEALGLIGNALDNVANANIVSPQANLNHNPAVPLNVILYTDAERASGSLQGGSYLVNYFNPTFNSSAAFENVTSFKNDRDAKFIIVHKNSDPDSMAAAATIASGGGSYGGNLENYSGDPDYGLTPKLYFNQPSFQIDPSFLDLIIHDFCNFNGSMKFFYELAAYCTNPANPSYQTIEGEFLLPIGATPLYMKCSAVNTVTNYEIPVNFNPTITGNTFSYYIQPTDISPVPTSGTYDFRVDLFFDYGGNTQTISSWNSYPDWYWPADINYDNTCSRNGQVIKTDKINKTLNRKIDRDADPNNLSNQSSTENAKTFKLFPNPNNGVFNILMDKVKTGRLEITDINGKHVYSDFFENKNTFSVNLKNKNNGIYFIKITDSSGEISMKKIIINK from the coding sequence TTGCAATCCAAACAATCGAGTTTCAGTAGTCCATATGGCACAGGTGTTTACAATGCTGCAAACTCAACATATGAGCCAAGAATTTATATTGAATATGATTTCACAAATAATTTCACAATCGCTCAGAATTTCACAAGGAGGTTAAGTTTTGGGGATCATTTCCATGAGGCATTAGGTCTTATTGGTAATGCTCTAGACAATGTAGCAAATGCAAATATCGTCAGTCCACAAGCCAATTTAAATCATAATCCAGCAGTTCCTTTGAATGTAATTTTGTATACTGATGCAGAACGAGCAAGTGGAAGTTTACAGGGAGGTTCATACTTAGTTAACTACTTCAATCCTACTTTTAACTCTTCAGCAGCTTTTGAAAATGTGACTTCTTTCAAAAATGACAGGGACGCTAAATTTATTATTGTACATAAAAATTCAGATCCAGATTCTATGGCTGCAGCGGCTACTATTGCAAGTGGAGGTGGAAGTTACGGTGGAAATTTAGAAAATTATTCTGGTGATCCTGATTATGGACTAACACCTAAGCTTTATTTCAATCAGCCTAGTTTTCAAATAGATCCTTCATTTTTAGATTTAATTATTCATGATTTCTGCAATTTTAATGGATCTATGAAATTCTTTTATGAGTTAGCAGCATACTGTACCAACCCAGCAAATCCTTCTTATCAGACTATTGAAGGTGAATTCCTGCTGCCTATTGGAGCTACACCACTTTATATGAAATGTAGTGCCGTCAATACAGTTACAAATTATGAAATCCCTGTTAACTTTAATCCTACGATAACCGGAAATACATTTTCGTATTATATACAACCAACAGATATTAGCCCGGTACCTACATCCGGAACGTATGATTTCCGTGTTGATCTATTTTTTGATTATGGAGGCAATACGCAAACCATCTCTAGCTGGAATTCTTATCCTGACTGGTATTGGCCTGCAGATATTAACTATGACAATACTTGTTCTAGAAATGGACAAGTAATAAAAACAGATAAAATAAATAAAACTCTGAATAGAAAAATTGATAGAGATGCAGATCCAAATAACTTAAGCAATCAATCTTCTACAGAGAATGCTAAGACCTTTAAGTTATTTCCAAATCCAAACAATGGGGTTTTTAACATCCTAATGGATAAAGTAAAAACGGGAAGACTTGAGATTACTGACATCAATGGGAAACATGTTTATTCTGACTTTTTTGAAAATAAAAACACATTTTCAGTTAATTTGAAAAATAAAAATAACGGGATTTACTTTATAAAAATAACAGATAGTAGCGGAGAAATTTCAATGAAAAAAATTATAATAAATAAATAA
- the tsf gene encoding translation elongation factor Ts, whose protein sequence is MSYSPAAADVAKLRNQTGAGMMDCKKALVEAEGDFEKAVDILRKKGQKVAANRADRDSSEGAVIARVNEDNTLGVIISLNCETDFVAKNEAFIELAYELAEMAIFAATKEELLATDFHGLTVADKLIEQTGVIGEKIEIGAFERITGPFLGAYIHAGNKIAAITALSAKVDGADEAAKSVSMQAAAMNPIALDETSVSQETIDKELEIERHKLTEEGKPANIIDNILKGKMQRFYKDNTLVHQDFIKDSSISVADYVKSVNGDLKVTGFVRVSL, encoded by the coding sequence ATGTCTTATTCACCAGCTGCTGCAGACGTAGCAAAATTAAGAAACCAAACAGGTGCAGGTATGATGGACTGCAAGAAAGCTCTAGTTGAAGCAGAAGGAGACTTCGAAAAAGCAGTAGATATCCTTAGAAAAAAAGGACAGAAAGTTGCTGCTAACAGAGCTGACAGAGATTCTTCTGAAGGTGCAGTAATCGCAAGAGTAAACGAAGATAATACTTTAGGTGTTATTATTTCTTTAAACTGCGAAACTGACTTCGTTGCTAAAAACGAAGCTTTCATCGAGCTAGCTTACGAATTAGCTGAAATGGCTATTTTCGCTGCTACTAAAGAAGAATTATTGGCTACAGATTTCCACGGATTGACTGTTGCTGATAAATTGATCGAGCAAACTGGAGTTATCGGTGAGAAAATCGAGATTGGTGCATTCGAAAGAATTACAGGACCTTTCTTGGGAGCTTACATCCACGCTGGAAACAAAATCGCTGCAATCACTGCACTTTCTGCTAAAGTAGACGGAGCTGACGAAGCTGCTAAATCTGTCTCTATGCAGGCTGCTGCTATGAACCCAATTGCTCTTGACGAAACTTCTGTTTCTCAGGAAACTATCGACAAAGAATTGGAAATCGAAAGACACAAACTTACTGAAGAAGGTAAGCCTGCAAACATTATCGATAATATCTTGAAAGGTAAAATGCAGAGATTCTACAAAGACAATACTTTGGTACACCAAGATTTCATCAAAGACAGCTCTATTTCTGTTGCTGATTACGTAAAATCTGTAAACGGAGATCTTAAAGTAACAGGATTTGTAAGAGTTAGCTTATAA
- a CDS encoding acetyl-CoA carboxylase carboxyltransferase subunit alpha — MEYLSFELPIKELMDQYQTCSLVGEESGVDVKLACSQIEDKIRDTKKEIYGNLTPWQRVQLSRHPDRPYTLDYIKGMVDKGSFLELHGDRNFADDPALIGGLATLDGQRIMILGTQKGRTTKERQYRRFGMPNPEGYRKALRLMKLAEKFKIPVVTLVDTPGAYPGLEAEERGQGEAIARNIFEMTMLKTPIFTYIIGEGASGGALGIGVGNKVYMLENTWYTVIAPESCSSILWRNWDHKEDAANALNLTPKDALREKFIDGIIEEPLGGAHYDPEVAYLNLKASILQNIKAFSKFTGKELETHRQDKFIAMGQFKG, encoded by the coding sequence ATGGAATATTTAAGTTTCGAACTTCCTATAAAAGAGCTGATGGATCAATATCAAACATGTTCTTTGGTAGGAGAAGAAAGTGGTGTTGATGTAAAATTAGCATGCAGCCAGATCGAAGACAAGATCAGAGATACAAAAAAAGAGATCTACGGAAATCTTACCCCTTGGCAAAGAGTACAGTTATCGCGTCATCCGGATCGCCCATATACTTTAGATTACATTAAAGGTATGGTAGATAAAGGTAGCTTCCTTGAGCTTCACGGTGACAGAAACTTTGCAGATGATCCTGCATTGATTGGTGGTTTGGCTACATTGGATGGTCAAAGAATCATGATTTTGGGAACTCAAAAAGGGAGAACAACCAAAGAAAGACAGTACAGAAGATTCGGAATGCCAAATCCTGAAGGATACAGAAAAGCTTTAAGACTAATGAAGCTTGCTGAAAAATTCAAAATTCCTGTAGTTACTTTGGTAGATACACCGGGAGCTTATCCTGGTTTGGAAGCTGAAGAAAGAGGACAGGGTGAAGCAATTGCAAGAAACATTTTCGAAATGACAATGCTTAAAACTCCTATTTTCACTTACATTATCGGTGAAGGAGCAAGTGGTGGTGCATTAGGAATTGGCGTTGGTAACAAAGTGTATATGTTAGAAAACACTTGGTACACCGTAATTGCACCGGAAAGTTGTTCTTCAATTCTTTGGAGAAACTGGGATCATAAAGAAGATGCTGCAAATGCATTAAATCTTACTCCGAAAGATGCATTGAGAGAAAAATTCATCGACGGAATTATAGAAGAGCCACTTGGTGGAGCTCATTATGACCCGGAAGTTGCTTATTTAAATTTAAAAGCTTCTATTTTACAGAATATAAAAGCTTTCTCTAAGTTTACCGGTAAGGAACTTGAAACACACAGACAAGACAAGTTTATTGCGATGGGGCAATTTAAAGGATAA
- a CDS encoding gliding motility-associated C-terminal domain-containing protein — MKRFLLIICTFWCFILNAQLDTEHWFAPMSAKAGTGGLEGYLYLSTNETVPFSVQIFNNNTLYTTVQVSKNNPTQVIIPNNFLIASAQNQLFTPNNMGLNVKGPKKFFANYRFAMSNHAEILTSKGAAGLGTTFYAGVAPISGSENHMNATIGVTATEDNTVVTISGYNPSITFSDGISSPTRTFTLNKGKSYILDVVSSTSNINKTGLVGAKIVATKAISVTNGNFNAAYTSQNLTNNDILMDQAVPVDRLGKDFVVVKGNGTVTSEMETALIIATENNTQITFNGSGAVINLNEGQHYLVPSTRYQHQGNGHYNMNISSTKNVYVYQLLSGATNGNEYASGGMNFIPPLSCFMPNKIDEIGFINRIGGQTFATRLNIITQVGATVTLNGGNIAAGNGPYPVTGNPNWVSYSIQNVTGNVTLNSTKAMTAGIAAGSGAVGYGGYFAGFSSVPAITKTGDCYAGILLQVDNNYDGYQWYLNGVAIPGATTFSINPELYGAGAYTCSVTKNNCETKLTTIYNYTLCPPISTTTFTIGSCNTKVITPAFTSSTQTIVPSLTAIISQPTNGTATVNPTTGQITYTPNATTVNTTDQFVYYIQGNGNPFAFEYFRIIINTDVHQVNNASISICNSAAGNGTYNLTTASVTSAIGANITYFTNANLTGQITDPTNYTGPAGIIYANVTSAYGCSKVTQITLTMNPAPNINTSTYNAEFCDDNSSGVININFATVTPQIVTNSANFTVKYYLNQADATAGNNNTLPTNWNYSTNTTVYVRVESTNGCPPAFGQINFVIKNKVPLLTPTHVVEICDTDMNGSETVNLNTYKNIFTTDPGTTVTFHNSLADAQSGANAIPATQTINNGATGTFYLRFTNATQCFNTASLAIKVNAVPNINIANFNGNLCDDNFDGIVNVNFSTITPQIVTNSANFTVRYYLSQADANAGNTNTLPTNWTYTSATTVYIRVDGISTICPTAFGQINFTIGNKITLLTTNFTAEICDNDLNDSQSVNLNDYRNQFIADPSVTLSYHATLADAQSGINGLAVNQIITTPATFYIRFTSNNGCPNTATLKISLRSPKKSEVLKDQIICSNDKAALNAGDGFTSYLWSTGATTSTITVGVGTYYVDLGFNGCTYRQTVTITAAQAPTITSIVVTGTTATINVTGGNAPYQYSLNGSDYQNSNVFTGLSRGPYKVYVIGKDGCQPVIKDFLILNLINTITPNGDGRNDVLDYSDLRIKDQVSIEVVDRYGAAVYKSSGNNYKWDGKSGGRNLSTGTYWYIIKWIEPDTKLPVSHSGWLLIKNRE; from the coding sequence ATGAAAAGATTTCTACTTATTATCTGTACATTTTGGTGTTTTATCCTTAATGCTCAACTTGATACAGAGCACTGGTTTGCTCCAATGTCTGCAAAGGCCGGAACTGGTGGTCTTGAAGGATATTTATATTTATCAACCAATGAAACAGTGCCTTTTTCGGTACAGATCTTCAACAATAACACATTATATACAACGGTACAGGTAAGTAAGAATAATCCGACACAAGTAATTATTCCCAATAATTTTTTGATCGCTTCAGCTCAAAACCAGTTGTTTACCCCGAATAACATGGGATTGAATGTGAAAGGCCCTAAAAAATTCTTTGCCAATTATAGGTTTGCAATGTCGAATCATGCTGAAATTCTTACTTCAAAAGGAGCAGCAGGTTTAGGAACAACATTTTATGCGGGCGTAGCTCCTATTTCAGGATCTGAAAACCACATGAATGCTACAATCGGAGTTACTGCGACTGAAGACAATACGGTCGTTACAATTTCCGGCTACAATCCGAGTATTACTTTTTCAGACGGAATATCTTCACCTACAAGAACATTTACGCTTAATAAAGGAAAATCTTACATCTTAGATGTTGTAAGTTCTACTTCTAATATCAATAAAACAGGACTAGTAGGAGCAAAAATTGTTGCTACAAAAGCTATTTCTGTGACCAACGGAAACTTTAACGCAGCCTATACTTCTCAAAACCTTACCAACAATGATATTTTGATGGATCAGGCGGTTCCTGTAGATCGTTTAGGAAAAGATTTCGTAGTAGTAAAAGGAAACGGAACGGTAACTTCTGAAATGGAAACCGCTCTGATTATTGCTACAGAAAACAATACGCAGATCACATTTAACGGAAGCGGAGCTGTAATAAACCTTAATGAAGGTCAACATTATTTAGTACCAAGTACAAGATACCAACATCAGGGAAATGGCCATTATAATATGAATATTTCTTCAACTAAAAATGTATATGTTTACCAGCTTCTTTCGGGTGCTACCAACGGAAACGAATATGCTTCAGGAGGAATGAATTTCATCCCGCCATTAAGCTGTTTTATGCCAAATAAAATTGACGAAATTGGATTTATCAACAGAATTGGAGGACAGACTTTTGCGACAAGATTAAATATTATCACTCAAGTCGGAGCTACCGTAACCTTAAACGGAGGTAATATTGCAGCAGGAAACGGACCTTATCCTGTAACAGGAAATCCGAATTGGGTAAGTTATTCTATTCAAAATGTGACAGGAAATGTAACTTTAAACTCTACGAAAGCAATGACTGCAGGAATTGCTGCAGGAAGTGGCGCTGTAGGATACGGAGGATATTTTGCAGGATTTTCATCAGTTCCGGCAATTACAAAAACCGGTGATTGCTACGCCGGAATCCTTTTGCAGGTTGATAATAATTACGATGGTTATCAATGGTATTTAAATGGTGTTGCAATTCCAGGCGCAACTACTTTTTCCATTAATCCTGAACTATATGGAGCGGGAGCTTATACTTGTTCGGTAACAAAGAACAATTGTGAAACAAAATTGACGACAATATACAATTACACACTTTGTCCGCCAATTTCAACAACAACTTTTACCATCGGGTCTTGTAATACCAAAGTGATTACTCCGGCATTTACTAGTTCTACACAAACCATTGTTCCATCATTAACTGCGATTATTTCTCAGCCAACGAATGGAACCGCAACAGTAAACCCAACCACAGGACAAATTACTTACACCCCCAATGCAACGACTGTAAATACTACAGACCAATTTGTTTATTATATTCAGGGAAATGGAAATCCTTTTGCTTTTGAATATTTTAGAATCATCATTAATACAGATGTTCATCAGGTAAACAATGCCTCAATAAGCATTTGTAATAGCGCTGCAGGAAATGGAACCTATAATCTAACGACTGCAAGTGTTACATCAGCTATTGGAGCCAATATTACTTATTTTACCAATGCAAATTTAACGGGGCAAATTACTGATCCAACCAATTATACAGGACCTGCAGGAATTATTTATGCTAATGTAACTTCGGCTTACGGATGTTCTAAAGTTACACAGATTACATTGACAATGAATCCGGCTCCAAACATCAATACAAGCACTTATAATGCAGAGTTTTGTGATGATAATTCTTCTGGAGTTATCAACATCAATTTTGCAACAGTTACTCCACAAATTGTTACCAATTCAGCTAATTTTACTGTAAAATATTATTTAAATCAAGCCGATGCAACTGCAGGAAATAATAACACATTGCCTACTAACTGGAACTACTCTACAAATACTACGGTTTATGTAAGAGTTGAAAGCACAAACGGTTGCCCTCCTGCATTTGGGCAAATTAATTTTGTTATTAAAAACAAAGTTCCTTTGCTAACTCCAACGCACGTTGTAGAAATTTGCGATACAGATATGAATGGATCTGAAACAGTGAATCTAAATACTTATAAAAACATTTTCACGACAGATCCTGGGACTACTGTTACTTTCCACAACAGTTTGGCTGATGCACAATCTGGTGCAAACGCAATTCCGGCAACACAAACAATCAATAACGGAGCAACAGGAACTTTTTATTTAAGATTTACAAATGCAACACAGTGTTTTAATACCGCGAGTTTAGCGATCAAAGTAAATGCTGTTCCTAATATCAATATTGCGAATTTTAACGGTAATCTTTGTGATGATAATTTTGACGGAATTGTAAATGTAAATTTCTCTACTATTACTCCGCAAATTGTAACAAACTCTGCCAATTTTACGGTAAGATATTATTTAAGTCAAGCTGATGCAAATGCTGGAAATACGAACACACTTCCAACTAACTGGACTTATACATCAGCAACAACCGTTTATATAAGAGTAGATGGTATAAGTACAATTTGCCCAACTGCTTTTGGACAAATTAATTTTACCATAGGTAATAAAATCACCTTGCTTACTACAAACTTTACTGCTGAAATTTGTGATAATGATTTAAATGATTCGCAAAGTGTTAATCTAAATGATTATAGAAATCAGTTTATTGCAGATCCTTCTGTAACATTAAGTTATCACGCAACTTTGGCAGATGCGCAATCAGGAATCAACGGATTAGCAGTAAATCAAATTATTACAACTCCGGCTACATTTTATATTAGATTCACTAGTAATAACGGATGTCCGAATACAGCAACTTTAAAAATCAGTTTAAGATCTCCAAAAAAATCTGAAGTTCTGAAAGATCAGATTATTTGTTCAAATGACAAAGCAGCTTTAAATGCAGGAGACGGATTCACTTCTTATTTATGGAGTACAGGAGCCACTACTTCTACCATTACTGTTGGCGTAGGAACTTATTATGTAGATTTAGGCTTTAATGGTTGTACATACAGACAAACTGTAACCATAACTGCTGCACAGGCTCCAACTATTACGAGCATTGTTGTTACAGGAACTACTGCAACAATTAATGTTACGGGAGGTAATGCACCATACCAATATTCATTAAATGGTTCAGATTATCAAAACTCTAATGTATTTACAGGTTTATCGAGAGGCCCTTACAAAGTTTATGTAATTGGAAAAGATGGTTGTCAACCAGTCATCAAAGATTTTTTAATTTTAAATTTAATTAATACCATCACTCCAAACGGAGACGGAAGAAATGATGTTTTAGATTATTCTGATTTAAGAATAAAAGACCAAGTAAGCATTGAAGTTGTTGACCGTTATGGTGCAGCAGTTTACAAATCTTCTGGCAACAATTACAAGTGGGACGGAAAATCTGGCGGAAGAAATCTTTCAACAGGAACTTATTGGTATATTATCAAATGGATTGAGCCTGACACAAAATTACCGGTTTCTCACTCTGGTTGGTTATTAATAAAGAATCGAGAATAG
- a CDS encoding DUF6759 domain-containing protein, protein MKKLFLIIFLSIFSVGFAQKKKKAKTKVVAEKETVIIYTLEEAESTAEARIIAGFIKQNPGHEKNDKLKRKLIDIIMADNSIEAKPTIKPLSKNKIEKIVSNNELNKGKALASNTNAKTTAIPERTVNYAAVGSSSKKSEPSAEAKKTASYLTHLFNNDPNDNEAYINIKNKSKCRLIVKISGKKYYNLDVPPNGQNFVMVEKGEYVLTTSVCDAKYSSLKKVTRDIEIQLNVAE, encoded by the coding sequence ATGAAAAAACTATTTCTAATCATATTCCTTTCCATTTTCAGTGTAGGCTTTGCTCAAAAGAAGAAAAAAGCCAAAACTAAAGTTGTTGCTGAAAAAGAAACAGTTATTATTTATACGCTTGAAGAAGCTGAGTCTACTGCCGAAGCAAGAATTATAGCGGGTTTTATTAAACAAAATCCGGGACACGAAAAAAACGATAAGTTAAAAAGAAAACTTATTGATATTATTATGGCAGATAATTCTATCGAAGCGAAACCGACCATAAAACCTTTAAGTAAAAATAAAATTGAAAAAATTGTAAGTAATAACGAACTTAATAAAGGTAAAGCCTTAGCTTCAAATACCAATGCAAAAACGACCGCTATACCAGAAAGAACGGTCAATTATGCTGCAGTAGGAAGCTCAAGTAAAAAATCTGAACCAAGTGCTGAAGCCAAAAAAACTGCTTCTTATTTGACTCATCTTTTCAATAATGACCCTAACGATAATGAAGCTTATATTAATATTAAAAACAAATCGAAATGCAGATTAATTGTAAAAATAAGCGGAAAAAAATATTATAATCTTGATGTGCCGCCAAACGGACAGAATTTTGTAATGGTTGAAAAAGGGGAATATGTTTTAACAACATCGGTTTGTGATGCCAAATACTCTTCACTCAAAAAAGTAACAAGAGATATTGAAATTCAGCTAAATGTTGCCGAATAA